The Stomoxys calcitrans chromosome 3, idStoCalc2.1, whole genome shotgun sequence genome includes a region encoding these proteins:
- the LOC106083186 gene encoding cyclin-K: MPCWYYDKNELRDTPSVRDGIPLEAERRYRKEGARFIMTCGTQMGLGHNTMATGVVYFHRFYMFQSFKQFPRYVTACCCLLLAGKVEETPKKCRDIILIARQLLTENHFYSFGKEPKEEVITLERILLQTIKFDLQVEHPYTFLLRYAKCFKGDQQKLQKMVQMAWNFVNDSLSTVVCLQWEPEIIAVALIYLASKLSKFTVTDWIGRQPQHTRWWDMFVSDVTMDILEDICHQVLDLYQSNSKESTENNSPPQKPPSRADSPTPMKSVLPSTNHSGSPAGKTKPMAAANSSSSSTSSLTSVSEATNNTQNIKPIPTIASSIPTVPPATIDHPTTHAVPSSSSYHHPPHHHIAAAPSHHHSMYTAMPPMAGPWPMPPPAAGGYPHAPVPNISGPNAGGGVIPPPLPPPPQPMVPYCAPSSYGPPSHFASVPPPIPPGSTGPVGVGGAPPPPPGVESHLPPPSRGGGGGYYQPPPPGNYVGGGRQRY; encoded by the exons ATGCCCTGTTGGTACTATGACAAGAATGAGCTGCGTGACACACCTTCGGTACGAGATGGCATTCCTTTGGAAGCAGAGCGACGTTATCGCAAAGAAGGTGCCCGTTTCATCATGACTTGTGGCACACAAATGGGCTTGGGTCACAACACCATGGCCACGGGCGTGGTGTATTTTCATCGTTTCTATATGTTTCAGTCGTTCAAACAGTTTCCACGCTATGTGACGGCATGTTGTTGCCTATTGCTGGCCGGTAAAGTGGAGGAGACACCAAAGAAATGCCGAGATATCATACTGATAGCACGTCAATTGCTGACAGAGAATCATTTCTATTCATTTGGCAAGGAACCCAAAGAG GAGGTCATAACCTTAGAGCGCATATTGTTGCAAACCATAAAATTTGACCTGCAAGTCGAACACCCCTACACATTTCTACTCCGCTATGCCAAATGCTTTAAGGGCGATCAACAGAAACTCCAAAAGATGGTACAAATGGCCTGGAACTTTGTCAATGACTCGCTGAGTACAGTGGTGTGTCTGCAATGGGAGCCGGAAATAATTGCGGTGGCCCTCATCTATCTGGCCAGTAAACTGAGCAAATTTACCGTCACCGATTGGATTGGCCGTCAGCCTCAACACACACGCTGGTGGGACATGTTTGTCTCTGATGTTACCATGGATATCTTGGAGGATATTTGCCATCAGGTGCTGGATTTGTATCAAAGCAATTCCAAGGAATCCACAGAGAATAATAGTCCACCTCAAAAACCACCAAGTAGAGCCGATAGCCCTACGCCCATGAAATCAGTGTTGCCCTCAACGAATCACTCAGGTTCGCCGGCTGGCAAAACAAAGCCAATGGCGGCGGCAAACTCATCTTCCTCCTCCACCTCCTCGTTGACTAGTGTAAGTGAGGCAACAAACAATACGCAAAATATAAAACCCATACCGACCATTGCCTCTAGTATACCTACTGTACCTCCCGCAACCATCGATCACCCAACAACACATGCTGTGCCCTCGTCGTCCAGTTATCATCATCCTCCGCATCATCACATTGCCGCCGCCCCCTCCCATCATCATTCTATGTACACTGCCATGCCTCCCATGGCCGGGCCATGGCCAATGCCTCCTCCGGCGGCCGGTGGCTATCCTCATGCTCCGGTGCCAAATATATCTGGTCCCAATGCAGGCGGAGGTGTTATACCTCCTCCTTTGCCACCGCCACCACAGCCCATGGTACCTTATTGTGCACCTTCTTCCTATGGGCCACCCTCCCACTTTGCCAGTGTACCTCCGCCAATACCGCCCGGCAGCACAGGGCCCGTGGGTGTGGGTGGAGCCCCACCACCACCTCCAGGTGTAGAAAGTCATCTGCCGCCACCCAGTAGGGGAGGCGGCGGTGGCTATTACCAGCCACCACCTCCAGGGAATTATGTCGGTGGTGGTCGACAACGCTATTGA
- the LOC106083201 gene encoding uncharacterized protein LOC106083201, translating to MENLTKFSTTSETSAAAAAAACKCDSSSMNMSFAGGGSSGGGVGVGLASSGGGAVGGNNKVTTPPVSAHTSTWLAALHVNNNNNTTMDKSFNAKDSSHHQHHNHHHQHHHHHMCGNNLTTTTSNLVGCDMYQKNCGKTTFSTSTATNTMARVALIEEDEGGGIVGSGSSIDGNKQLSSSQNGTASDYVSASAMQALGCKDDTDVVINAAASSLLQTETDYDSYDMCGAVSLSPPLLDDSEAAAAAALGGVGDLGLGDGGHSNRTSLNNSTENLSYISDNFFGDDLILLGEDGDLEAEELSLNSDDCIYTYRGAGAEFDLTQPPMVCLAGNFGGVHGPGNIAQEEETDFLEMDFDPDPPSELEYNQAADLRNCVNDSKDPYLMQRDSCHLVTPPKQRHQLFSSPIDDLPPAPKALQAQSLLSKNFARITLHLDQIQKDYSGEDDDEKGTRERLNSALDTRPLEEEFVKERAMDTCHSLPNTLHDHFTNRCNSESAVITASKDDNALTAPLQVLGTNKSPSKITGAKPKRLSTFSSTSSTSSKNSSKSRNSLRSAFQTINTLGISSSFDERSVSCSEFRTERDSSSTTAVNCKQNSLLASNAPHTAPTTASSLMPEFNAFNDETCLDCLEKEFLANTIGKALDPLGCSKCRKRLGRSSLYGHHHHHHQQQQQRSTRDINACTSTSKYRRSASPTTTFFFSDQASSPTSRLFSCEFLNSQARKRQEWDSFMQEQKELPTSEMLATRMHHGIDAAGKLNVARTKSAAAMVDVRDLNDSLKNLETKLFKNLKPPDPCTAILSTNNLKESSLVQALDKLQIAYNQELLKMYFKKSLNNNNANINNNNFSSSSTNICITTSHQEFKNLKQFLLYVSKRPANYHKLQRLIRKITQQQVIVQFKKDTSITEMEMVPVRVSEILHYWSQCKNLECLKDMDKRFQDANVLGKIANIIRQAHQRSSSSSRRPDYIYIPQYYPSGFLTLSVKC from the exons ATGGAAAACTTGACCAAGTTTTCCACAACTTCCGAGACAtcagcagcggcagcagcagcagcctgtAAATGTGATTCCTCATCAATGAATATGTCTTTTGCGGGGGGTGGTAGCAGTGGTGGCGGTGTTGGTGTTGGCCTGGCAAGTAGTGGCGGTGGTGCTGTTGGTGGCAACAACAAAGTAACCACCCCTCCGGTATCGGCGCATACATCCACATGGCTGGCGGCATTGCATgtcaacaataataataacacgACGATGGATAAATCCTTTAACGCAAAGGACAGcagtcatcatcaacatcataaccaccatcatcaacatcatcatcatcatatgtGTGGTAAtaatttaacaacaacaacatcgaacCTTGTCGGCTGTGATATGTATCAAAAGAATTGTGGAAAAACGACATTTTCAACGTCAACAGCGACGAATACAATGGCCAGAGTGGCTCTTATCGAAGAGGATGAAGGAGGTGGTATTGTTGGCAGTGGTAGCAGCATTGATGGCAAcaag CAACTGTCTTCATCTCAGAACGGTACAGCTTCCGATTATGTTTCTGCTTCCGCCATGCAAGCTTTAGGCTGCAAAGATGATACTGATGTTGTGATTAATGCGGCTGCATCTTCCTTGCTACAAACCGAGACTGATTACGATTCTTATGATATGTGTGGCGCAGTATCGCTTTCACCTCCTCTCTTGGATGATTCCGAAGCAGCTGCTGCTGCAGCCCTTGGTGGTGTTGGTGATCTTGGCTTAGGCGATGGTGGCCATTCGAATCGTACTTCCCTCAATAATTCCACCGAAAACCTCAGCTATATAAGTGATAACTTCTTTGGCGATGATCTCATTCTATTGGGTGAGGATGGTGATTTGGAAGCTGAAGAGCTCTCTCTCAACTCGGATGATTGTATCTATACGTATCGTGGAGCAGGGGCGGAATTTGATTTGACACAGCCTCCCATGGTGTGTTTGGCAGGCAATTTTGGTGGTGTACATGGCCCCGGGAATATAGCCCAAGAGGAAGAAACCGACTTTCTAGAAATGGATTTTGATCCTGATCCGCCCTCGGAGTTGGAATACAATCAAGCTGCAGATTTAAGAAACTGTGTAAACGATAGCAAGGATCCCTATCTTATGCAAAGAGATTCATGCCACCTGGTGACACCACCCAAACAGAGGCATCAATTATTTTCTTCGCCCATAGATGATTTGCCGCCAGCGCCCAAGGCTTTGCAAGCTCAATCACTGCTGAGTAAAAATTTTGCTCGTATTACGCTGCATTTGGATCAAATTCAAAAAGACTATAGTGGCGAGGATGATGATGAGAAGGGTACTAGGGAAAGGTTAAACTCTGCCCTGGATACAAGGCCCTTGGAGGAGGAATTTGTTAAGGAGAGAGCAATGGATACCTGCCACTCTTTACCCAATACTTTACATGATCACTTTACCAATAGATGCAATTCCGAATCGGCAGTTATAACTGCATCCAAAGATGACAATGCTTTGACAGCGCCACTACAAGTTCTGGGCACCAACAAGTCACCTTCAAAGATAACAGGAGCCAAACCCAAACGATTGTCGACTTTCTCCTCTACATCCTCCACCTCTTCGAAGAACTCCTCGAAATCACGAAACTCTCTGAGATCGGCTTTTCAAACCATAAACACTTTGGGCATAAGTTCAAGCTTTGATGAACGTAGCGTCAGCTGTTCCGAATTTCGCACTGAAAGAGATTCATCCTCAACCACGGCAGTGAATTGTAAACAAAACTCCTTGTTGGCCAGCAATGCTCCACACACAGCCCCCACAACGGCCTCCAGCTTAATGCCAGAATTCAATGCCTTCAACGATGAGACATGTCTGGATTGTTTGGAAAAGGAATTTCTGGCCAATACCATAGGCAAAGCTTTAGATCCCCTAGGCTGTTCAAAGTGTCGCAAACGCTTGGGTCGCTCGTCCCTTTACggtcaccaccatcatcatcatcagcagcagcagcagcgttCTACTCGTGATATCAATGCCTGCACatccacatcgaaatatagacgTAGTGCTTCCCCCACAACCACATTCTTTTTTAGCGATCAAGCATCGTCACCCACTTCAAGGCTGTTCTCATGTGAATTTCTCAACTCCCAGGCACGCAAACGACAAGAATGGGATTCATTTATGCAAGAGCAAAAGGAACTGCCCACTTCGGAGATGTTGGCCACCAGAATGCATCATGGAATTGATGCAGCGGGTAAATTAAATGTGGCTCGCACCAAATCGGCTGCTGCTATGGTAGATGTTAGAGATTTAAATGACAGTCTAAAGAATTTAGAAACAAAG ctATTTAAGAATCTCAAGCCACCTGATCCTTGCACGGCTATACTTTCAACCAACAACCTTAAGGAATCTAGTCTTGTGCAGGCACTG GACAAACTTCAAATAGCCTATAACCAAGAGCTTTTGAAGatgtattttaaaaaatccctcAACAACAATAATGCAAATATAAACAATAATAATTTTAGCAGTTCCTCAACAAATATCTGTATAACAACTTCTCatcaagaatttaaaaatttaaaacaattccTTTTGTATGTCTCCAAGAGACCGGCCAACTATCACAAACTGCAAAGGTTGATAAGAAAAATAACACAACAACAAGTTATAGTGCAATTTAAAAAG GACACCTCTATAACCGAAATGGAAATGGTTCCTGTAAGAGTATCCGAAATTTTACATTACTGGTCGCAATGTAAAAATTTAGAGTGCTTAAAGGATATGGATAAGCGATTTCAAGATGCAAATGTACTGG GGAAAATTGCTAACATTATAAGGCAAGCCCATCAACGTTCATCCAGCTCTTCACGACGCCCCGATTACATTTATATACCACAGTATTATCCCAGTGGATTTCTAACATTATCCGTGAAATGTTGA